The genomic interval CCGAGGCCAGCGCCCTCGCGCTGAGCAGCCCGCTCCTGGTGGCGATCCTGGCCGTGCCGTTGGTGATCGTGCCGCTCGTGGGCAATGTCTCCCCGCGCCACGTCTCGTTCCTGCTCTCCATGCGCTACTACGCAGGCAACTGGGCCTACAGCGTGTGGCTGTTCAAAGGGGACGCCGAGAACAAGCTGGACCAGCACATCACCAAGGCCGCGCTGGGCGGCCGCGCACAGCTCATGACGATGTACGAGCAGGACAAGGACATGGTCGACGCCATGCTGTGCAAGGTGCCGGTCTTCCGGCTCATGCACGTGCAGGGGCGTATCCTGCACGACCTGCTGCCCAAGGCCTGCCCCGACGTGGAGGACTACGTGTTCCACGACGGCGAGGCGGTCGCCGGCCTGGTGCTGGGCTGGAACTTCGGCGACGGGCACCTGCACCAGGAGCGCCTGCTGGAAGCCATCCAGGGCGAGTGCCAATTCGAGCCGGGCGAGCTGCGCTGCATCTTCGTGGAGTCGCAGCCCATCCACCGGCCGTTCCTGGGCTACCGCATCCACGACGCGGCCACCGGGTTGATCGAGGAGGGCGAGGTCCCCGTGAAGACGCTCCTCGCGCGCCAGCCATGGCCCGAGGGCGCCTAGCGCGACCACGCTTTCGTAACGTTCGAGGCGATCGTGCGTCCACGGGGGCTGCTATATTCTCGCGAGCGCCGCATGAACGACACGCCCAAGTCCCTCGAGATCGACCCTCCCCTGCCCACGTCGGCCCAGATCCGCGCGCGGCTCGAAGCGGCCAAGGTGCGCTTCCACGCGAACGACAACATCGCCGCCTACCTGCAGCCAGGCGACCGCGAGGCCCTGCTGGAGGAGGTCACCAGCAAGATGCAGGGGGTGCTCGAGAGCCTGGTGATCGACACCGAGAGCGATCACAACACGCACGACACCGCGCGGCGCGTCGCCAAGATGTACCTCACGGAGATCTTCCGCGGCCGGTACGCCGAGGCACCACCCGTCACCGAGTTCCCCAACGCGTCCTGCCTGAACGAGCTGATGATCGTCGGGCCCATCACGGTGCGCAGCGCCTGCAGTCACCACCTGTGCCCCATCATGGGCCGGCTGTGGATCGGCGTGATGCCCAACGAGCACTCGAACCTGATCGGGCTCAGCAAGTACTCGCGCCTCAGCGAGTGGGTCATGTCCCGCCCCCAGATCCAGGAAGAGGCCATCACGCAGCTGGCCGACCTGCTCATGAACAAGGTCACGCCGGACGGGCTCGCCGTGGTCATGGAGGCGGACCACTTCTGCATGCACTGGCGCGGCGTGAAGGACGACTCGACCAAGATGATCAACAGCGTCATGCGCGGGTCCTTCCTGAAGGACGCCGCCCTGCGCCGCGAGTTCCTGTCGCTCGTCAACCTCAAGAATGGGGGCTGAGATGCTCGTCCGTTGCCTGTACGCCAGCCGCGCCGTGACGCCGGTCACGCAGCACCTGACCGACGCCATCCTCGACCAGTCGCGTCGCACCAACCCCAAGCACGGCATCACCGGCATGCTCGTCATGAGCGACGAGGTCTTCATCCAGGTGCTCGAGGGCGGGCGAGACGCGGTCTGCGACCTCTTCAACAACATCGTCCGCGACCCGCGCCACACGGCGGTGCGCATCCTGGTGTTCGAAGAGATCACCGAGCGCCGCTTCGGTCACTGGAGCATGGCCCACGTGAACACCGCCAAGGTGAACGCCTCGCTCCTGCTCAAGTACTCCGAGAAGGCCGCGCTCAACCCCTTCGCGGCCCCCGGGCACGCCACCATGGCGCTGCTGGACGAGCTGGTCGCCACAGCCGCGGTCGTCAACCGCAGCTGACGCGCGTGTGGCACACCCTGGCGCGCATCCGGCGGGCACGAAACGTGCACTGTGTGGCGCCATGACCAACTTCCCCCCACCCATGGCCCGGCACTCGCTCGCCATGCTCGGCCTCTGCCTGCTGTCCATGCTGAGTGGCTGCACGAGCGAACCAAACCAAGACCCCTTCGAGCCTCGACCCGCCGAAGAGTGCGCGCCAGCGTGCGTGCCCGCGTCGACCCTCGGCCTGTCGGGGCCGTCCATCTGTTTCGACGGCTGCCACTACTGCCAGTGCACGGCGTCCGGTCCAACCAACTGCACGGCAAATGCGTGTTTCGACGCAGGCTCCGAGCCGTTGCCCGACCAAGGCGCGCCCTGACGCCGTCCTCTGCAGGACCGCGTAGACGGCTCGTCAGTCCCGAACCCCTTGGCGGACATCCCGTGGGTGGCCTTCACCGAAGACCTGGCTGGGTCGACGCCGGCGCGCTGGGCGAGTGAGCACCTCGCGGGCATCACGCCCGTGCTGCGCTCCGACAGCCTGACCGTGCAGCTCAGCGCGGTGCGTGGTGGGGTCGGCGCGGCGCTGGTGCCCGAAGGCAGCATGGCGCCCTATGGGCTGACGCCGCTGCGGCTCGGGAAGGCGCTGCGCGTCGCGCTGGGCCGTGGCCGGTGGACGACCTCTACCTGGTGACCCACCAGGCGCTGCGCGCCGTACCACGCGTGAGGGCCGTGTGGGCGTTCTTGGCGGAGCACGTCGGGAGCCGCGCCCCTGGGTGAGCCACCGCGAGGCCCGCGGGGCCGCAGGGGCGCGGCTCGTCCCGAGAGCTTCGACTAGCTAGGTGTCTTCCCGTTCCGTAGCGCTTACGAAAGCGGAGTCCGCGCTCGCCAACCACTGCAGCACGCGCGCGAGCGCCGCGCTCACGCGTGGCTCGCTCATGTCGCGTCGCACCTCGGGCGGGAGCGAGCGCCACAGGCTGTGCACCTCGGGCCCTCGTCGCCGGCCGTGCGCGCGTTGCCTCAGCTCCCACACGTAGGCGCAGAGGCTCACGTCGTGCGCGAG from Sandaracinaceae bacterium carries:
- a CDS encoding BLUF domain-containing protein, translated to MLVRCLYASRAVTPVTQHLTDAILDQSRRTNPKHGITGMLVMSDEVFIQVLEGGRDAVCDLFNNIVRDPRHTAVRILVFEEITERRFGHWSMAHVNTAKVNASLLLKYSEKAALNPFAAPGHATMALLDELVATAAVVNRS
- a CDS encoding GTP cyclohydrolase I, with product MNDTPKSLEIDPPLPTSAQIRARLEAAKVRFHANDNIAAYLQPGDREALLEEVTSKMQGVLESLVIDTESDHNTHDTARRVAKMYLTEIFRGRYAEAPPVTEFPNASCLNELMIVGPITVRSACSHHLCPIMGRLWIGVMPNEHSNLIGLSKYSRLSEWVMSRPQIQEEAITQLADLLMNKVTPDGLAVVMEADHFCMHWRGVKDDSTKMINSVMRGSFLKDAALRREFLSLVNLKNGG